GCACGGCGCCGGCGACCATCAGCTTGCGATGGTGGGCGGTCACGGCGAAGGGTTCGGGGACCTCGCCGAAGCGCCGCCTGGCGTACCGGTACATGGCGCGGGTCAGCAGCCCGGTGCGCCGCGGGGGAAGGGGTTCGATGCGGGTTTTCTGTGTCATACCCCTCAGACGAGACAGATCGCCGGGTTGTGACGAGCAGACGCTCGCGCCGATTAGCGCGAAAACATCAGCGCGCGCTTGACCTCCTGGATCGCCTTGGTGACCTGGATGCCGCGCGGGCAGCACTCGGTGCAATTGAACGTGGTGCGGCAGCGCCATACGCCGTCGACCTCGTTGAGGATGTCGAGGCGCTCGGCGGCGGCCTCGTCGCGGCTGTCGAAGATGAAGCGGTGCGCGTTGACGATCGCCGCCGGCCCGTAGTAGCTGCCCTCGTGCCAGAAGATCGGGCAGCTGGTGGTGCACGCCGCACACAGGATGCACTTGGTGGTGTCGTCGTAGCGGGCGCGGTCGGTGGGGCTCTGAATGCGTTCCCGGGTAGGCGGATTCCCGCTGGTGACCAGGTAGGGCTTGACCGCGCGGTAGGCGTCGAAGAACGGCTCCATGTCGACCACCAGGTCCTTTTCCACCGGCAGCCCGCGGAT
This genomic interval from Mycobacterium sp. SMC-2 contains the following:
- a CDS encoding succinate dehydrogenase iron-sulfur subunit gives rise to the protein MSAEVEPPLPPVPEGAVMVTLKIARFNPDNPDAFAETGGWQSFRVPCLPSDRLLNLLIYIKSYLDGTLTFRRSCAHGVCGSDAMRINGMNRLACKVLMRDLLPGDRRKAKKGGLTVTVEPIRGLPVEKDLVVDMEPFFDAYRAVKPYLVTSGNPPTRERIQSPTDRARYDDTTKCILCAACTTSCPIFWHEGSYYGPAAIVNAHRFIFDSRDEAAAERLDILNEVDGVWRCRTTFNCTECCPRGIQVTKAIQEVKRALMFSR